The Diabrotica undecimpunctata isolate CICGRU chromosome 3, icDiaUnde3, whole genome shotgun sequence genome includes the window caacctattagttattatcttcataaacaacttataaacgtaagataacaagctaataggtatatagttctttagctctgttatatctccctttttgtgcatgaCTACTATAACAGCTTTATTCCACTGAGATAGTGTAACCTCTTTTGAAAGGCATAAGTTATATAATTGTGTCAATGCTTTCAGCTTTCAATACTGTGTTTCTTCCTGCTTTAACTGCCTCAATAACGATTTGGTCATCAACagctgctttattgtttttctttcgATTTAATGACTTTGAGACATCTTCGATTGTTATTTCTGGGATATCCTCTGAATCCACATTCTGGACTGTTCTCAACTTGGTGCCGTCTTTCTTACACCTTTCTCTATAtaattctgtgtaaaattcttcaacTACCGTaattatcttatctttatctGTTACCACTTTTCCAGTTCGATCTGCGAGCTTAACAATATTCTTCTTACCTAGAGCTTGACATCTCTTCAGcacctttaaacttttattttcctcGACAACCGTTGTAATCTTTTTTGTGCTATATTGTCGTACGTCCTTTCTCACTgctttattaatatctttatAAAGTTGTTGTAGTACGCGTGCATTCGTATCGTTTTTGTTCTTAAGTTCTCTTCGTGTCTCCATGAGTCTTTTTGTCTCTTGACTGATTTTTTCCTCCATATTTCTCCTCGGATTTGTACTGAACTTTTTCTCTGCGTTCTTAATAGCTTTTATTAAGTTATCGTTTAAGGTTTCGACATCCATAACGTCTATATTTGTTGTTTCTAGACATCTTAGAATTTCCTCTCCGAAGGATGTGGTGTTTTCGATTGGATTCCATCCTATTGGGTGTGTTTTTGTTATCATTTTGTATCTTTGTTTTTGGAGATTTAGCACGATCTTCGCTCTTACCATTCTATAATCACTTCCCACTGAACAGctattaagaactgttacatcatGGACCGTCATGGTCTTTGTTGTTGGTTAAGACAAAATCAATTTCATTTTTGGTGACTCCATCTGGACTTGCCCAGGTCTATTTTCTTTGGGGACTTTTTTTGAAAAAGCTATTCATTGCAAAGAGGCTATTTCGTACCAAGAAACGCAAAAACATTTCGCCTCGTTCATTTCTTTGCCCGAATCCGTAGGGACATATTGCAACGTCGGTCCCGTCTAGTTTACGTCCTAACTTAGCATTAAATTCACCCATTACTAGGTTGTGTGTCGTAGGCGCCAGTTTTACTACATTTTCTAGGTCTTCATAAAAGGTTTTCACTTCCTCGTCCGAGTGTGTAGATGTAGGTGCATAGGCCTAAGGCCGGTTTTTTTGTTAAGCTTCAGTATAGAGAGTAGTAATTCTTGGGTTGATACCTTTAAGTTGTTGGATATTTTTAGTGTGTCTCTTATATATAAGAAGTCCAACTCCtcctactttttttttgtttcccatATAGAAAAGTTGATGCCCTGATTTAAGAGTTATACAGTCTTCTTCTTCGCGTCTTACTTTACAGAGACCCATAACGTTCCATTTTATGTGTAACTCTtctaatttcagtaatttttctTCAGATGACAGTGTTCTTACATTGTACGTGGCGATATATATCTGTCGTCGTCCGTGGTAGCCTGATCTCACCCGGGGATTCTTCGCATCCTCTGTTTGCTGTTTTTCTTGATCGCTACCTTGACCAAGGATCAGCTGACTGCCGGGGACTGAGGGCCGTGTTTTTGTCGTGTCAAGCATGCTTGAATTTTAGCCATACTCTACCGCGCTGGCCAGTGCGAGTTGGTAGAGGATAGGATGAGGGTGCGAGTTTTAAAAAAAAGAGATAGGAAAAAGGTATGAGGACCTGCCCCTCCCCCCAGGCACGGAAGGAGGGAGAACCAGAAGCTAGCATAAGGCAGGGTCACTAATCCCTGTAGCAGCTTGTCTTTTACTGGTATTGTAGAAGAGTGCTACCTGCTACTGTAGTGCTACCTGCTACTGAAGTGAGGTAGCACTCACACACAGTACACACGTACAGTTCATATTTGTAATGTAATACATAGTTTGTCATGTCTTCAAATAGAGCCTCCAAATATTCTGTTTAAGAGATCAGTTCATATCTTCCGATCGTGCATAAGctccaaaaatattgaaaattgcacatttttatctatttttggtatttaataaataagtaatatttaAATGTACTATCCATAGTATTTTTTTCACATAAATTGAGCAAGTTCAGTTGAATATTTCCCCGTCGCACAACACCTTAAAAGCTCTCGTGCATTCCTAGGATCACGCCCACTCACGCTTCACTCATCCCGCATTGTTTTGTTATCGTTAGTCTGCTTTTGACAATTGTGATTGCAGGGTATTATTTTCTGTTTAGTTTGATCTTCTTGTTTTGATCTGTAACACG containing:
- the LOC140435823 gene encoding uncharacterized protein translates to MLDTTKTRPSVPGSQLILGQGSDQEKQQTEDAKNPRVRSGYHGRRQIYIATYNVRTLSSEEKLLKLEELHIKWNVMGLCKVRREEEDCITLKSGHQLFYMGNKKKVGGVGLLIYKRHTKNIQQLKGINPRITTLYTEA
- the LOC140435822 gene encoding uncharacterized protein; this translates as MTVHDVTVLNSCSVGSDYRMVRAKIVLNLQKQRYKMITKTHPIGWNPIENTTSFGEEILRCLETTNIDVMDVETLNDNLIKAIKNAEKKFSTNPRRNMEEKISQETKRLMETRRELKNKNDTNARVLQQLYKDINKAVRKDVRQYSTKKITTVVEENKSLKVLKRCQALGKKNIVKLADRTGKVVTDKDKIITVVEEFYTELYRERCKKDGTKLRTVQNVDSEDIPEITIEDVSKSLNRKKNNKAAVDDQIVIEAVKAGRNTVLKAESIDTII